A window of the Besnoitia besnoiti strain Bb-Ger1 chromosome VI, whole genome shotgun sequence genome harbors these coding sequences:
- a CDS encoding hypothetical protein (encoded by transcript BESB_067590), with translation MACRRLAAAAIVVVNVVGLVLVGITETVECTEPVQAVQPEPSAHPGGGPQLARAVQFLQSGAQAIKANKVKSGAVAVGVILAMLGLTYLFRRGRKTAAGRKAVLRKQQEQSEDDDLEEE, from the coding sequence ATGGCGTGCCGTAGactcgcagcagcggccaTCGTGGTCGTGAATGTGGTAGGCCTTGTGCTCGTTGGTATTACTGAGACGGTAGAGTGCACAGAGCCTGTGCAAGCTGTGCAACCGGAACCAAGTGCTCATCCCGGCGGGGGACCACAACTCGCCCGGGCAGTGCAGTTTCTTCAATCGGGCGCCCAAGCCATCAAAGCTAACAAGGTGAAATCGGGAGCAGTCGCTGTAGGAGTTATATTGGCCATGCTTGGTTTAACCTATTTGTTCCGGCGCGGACGGAAAACTGCGGCTGGGAGAAAAGCCGTCCTGAGGAAGCAGCAAGAACAATCGGAGGACGATGACCTCGAAGAGGAATAG